A genome region from Thalassotalea euphylliae includes the following:
- a CDS encoding TetR/AcrR family transcriptional regulator → MRDPEQTRQLILEVSGEEIRKNGFQATSLSTILSHCHISKGALYHHFANKHELGYAVIEEIFTPMFLASWEPAVTQADPIQGLCNFFHDSANDMSCEDVVCGCPLNNLCLEMASVDEGFRLRTLMMQQKLNTLISENLRRISDQLRNDIDFSQVAYFIVSVFNGSTSLSKGTQEKALFQTVMAELCNYIQSLRRSH, encoded by the coding sequence ATGAGAGATCCAGAACAAACGCGACAATTGATATTAGAGGTCAGTGGTGAAGAAATTCGTAAAAACGGATTTCAAGCGACGAGTCTATCGACAATTTTGTCTCACTGTCATATATCAAAAGGTGCGCTTTACCATCACTTTGCAAACAAGCACGAGCTTGGTTATGCGGTAATTGAAGAAATATTTACGCCAATGTTCCTTGCTTCATGGGAGCCTGCGGTTACACAAGCCGACCCAATTCAAGGGCTTTGTAATTTTTTTCATGACTCAGCAAACGATATGAGCTGTGAAGACGTAGTATGTGGTTGTCCACTTAATAATTTATGCTTGGAAATGGCAAGTGTTGATGAAGGGTTTAGACTGCGTACTTTAATGATGCAGCAAAAACTAAATACGCTTATTTCTGAGAATTTAAGACGAATAAGCGATCAATTGCGAAATGATATTGATTTTTCTCAGGTCGCATATTTTATCGTCTCGGTGTTTAACGGTTCAACAAGTTTGAGTAAAGGCACGCAAGAAAAAGCATTGTTCCAAACCGTGATGGCGGAACTTTGCAATTATATTCAGTCGCTTAGACGTAGCCACTAA
- a CDS encoding efflux RND transporter permease subunit — translation MISNTFIHRPKFAIVIAIVISLAGVIAMGLLPVNMYPQITPQQVEISAVYPGASAQVVEEAVIRPIEEQINGVENMMYIESTASNNGTAVINVFFKVGTDGDIAQVNVQNRVALAESSLPQEVTRQGVSVKKKSSNMLMAINLYAENDTIDQLFLSNYATNQLTEPLGRIPGVAAATVMGEMTYSMRAWLKPDRMASLGVTVTEVKQALQEQNVIVAAGKFGASPVAENQQFEYAIQAQGRLKTAKEFENTIIRAQGNGNFIRLSDIARIELGAENYSIEARLNGQPTAFLVIYQLPDANATQVAELVKQQMDVLSQRFPDGLAYAIPYDTTKFITRSIDEVIVTLYQAVGLVILVVFLFLQNWRATLIPSIAIPVSLIGTFAFMMLMGYSINTITLFGLVLAIGIVVDDAIVVIENVERLLKEEKLPIKEAVAKAMSQVSGPIVATTLVLLAVFVPVAFMPGITGELYKQFSVTISFAVLISSLNALTLSPALCTLLLDEKQMKPIGWLQPLERAINKLTASYTNGVQYILKRSARVGILVLVGFSATGWLTTNVPTAFVPGEDQGYLFVDIQLPDAASANRTEAVIDKITPILKADPAVTDVITVAGSSMLGGAGANQGMAIVMLKDWEERNTPELGLRQVLGRLMGQLWAIPDAQIMMFNPPPIPGLGNSSGFEFKLQDSQGNSPAELAQVMNGLIFQANARPELNRVFSTYRASVPQYQLEVDRNKAKAQGVALSDIFTTLQAQLGSLYINDFSQFGRTYRVTIQAESSYRAKPEDLHYFYVRNQDGEMVPLTTLAKLTPSLGPTSINHFNLYRSASITGQAADGYSSGQAISVMEELASQLPDGYVFEWAGQSKQELEAGNLAPILFGLAIVFVYLFLVAQYESWTIPFSVIAAVPIAIFGAMLALYTVGMANNIYAQVGLILLIGLSTKTAILIVEFAMELHAKGESVFNAALQPAKLRFRAVLMTALSFVLGVLPLVFASGAGAGSRISLGLTVLAGMLAATILGTLLVPYFYSVIQQMRMATKSKANRSA, via the coding sequence ATGATCAGTAATACTTTTATTCATCGTCCTAAGTTTGCCATTGTTATTGCGATTGTTATTTCTTTGGCTGGTGTTATTGCGATGGGCTTGTTACCTGTCAACATGTACCCGCAGATCACACCACAGCAAGTAGAAATAAGCGCTGTTTATCCTGGTGCTAGTGCCCAAGTGGTCGAGGAAGCGGTAATTCGCCCCATTGAAGAGCAAATCAATGGCGTGGAAAACATGATGTACATTGAATCTACTGCCTCAAATAATGGCACTGCGGTTATTAATGTGTTTTTTAAAGTGGGTACCGATGGCGATATTGCCCAAGTCAATGTGCAAAATAGAGTTGCATTGGCAGAAAGTTCTTTGCCGCAAGAAGTTACGCGCCAAGGTGTTAGTGTAAAGAAAAAGTCTTCTAACATGTTAATGGCGATTAACCTTTACGCAGAAAATGACACCATAGACCAACTGTTTCTGAGCAACTATGCAACAAATCAACTCACTGAGCCTTTGGGACGTATCCCTGGCGTAGCGGCGGCGACTGTGATGGGGGAAATGACCTACAGCATGCGGGCTTGGTTAAAACCTGATCGCATGGCCTCTTTGGGGGTAACGGTTACTGAGGTTAAACAAGCCTTACAAGAGCAAAACGTTATTGTTGCCGCAGGCAAGTTTGGCGCAAGTCCTGTCGCTGAAAACCAACAATTTGAGTATGCGATACAAGCGCAAGGGCGGTTAAAAACGGCTAAAGAGTTTGAAAATACTATTATTCGAGCGCAGGGTAACGGCAACTTTATCCGCTTGTCGGATATCGCGCGTATTGAGTTAGGTGCAGAAAACTACTCAATAGAAGCGCGATTAAATGGCCAGCCAACTGCATTTTTGGTGATCTATCAGTTGCCAGATGCAAATGCTACGCAAGTTGCCGAGTTGGTCAAACAGCAAATGGATGTGCTTTCACAGCGCTTCCCAGACGGATTGGCCTATGCGATTCCCTACGATACGACTAAATTTATCACTCGCTCTATCGATGAAGTTATTGTGACGCTTTACCAAGCGGTAGGATTGGTAATACTGGTTGTTTTCCTCTTTTTACAAAATTGGCGAGCAACCCTTATTCCTTCAATCGCTATCCCTGTCTCACTAATTGGTACATTCGCCTTTATGATGCTAATGGGGTATTCGATAAATACCATTACTTTATTTGGGCTTGTACTTGCTATTGGTATTGTGGTTGATGACGCCATCGTGGTGATTGAAAATGTAGAACGTTTGTTAAAAGAAGAAAAACTGCCGATTAAAGAAGCTGTTGCTAAGGCGATGTCACAAGTGTCGGGGCCGATTGTTGCAACCACCTTAGTGCTGCTAGCAGTGTTTGTACCTGTTGCATTTATGCCGGGTATTACAGGGGAGCTCTACAAACAGTTCTCAGTGACGATTTCGTTTGCTGTGTTAATTTCATCGCTTAATGCATTAACGTTAAGCCCTGCACTTTGCACTTTATTGCTAGATGAAAAGCAAATGAAGCCTATTGGCTGGTTGCAGCCATTAGAGCGAGCAATTAACAAACTTACCGCAAGTTATACCAATGGTGTACAGTACATTTTAAAACGCAGTGCACGTGTAGGCATTCTGGTATTAGTTGGCTTTTCGGCGACTGGGTGGCTAACGACTAATGTGCCCACAGCATTTGTTCCCGGAGAAGATCAAGGTTATCTATTTGTTGATATACAACTTCCAGATGCTGCTTCGGCCAATCGAACTGAAGCGGTTATCGACAAAATTACGCCTATCTTGAAGGCTGATCCTGCTGTTACTGACGTTATTACGGTGGCTGGTTCATCTATGCTGGGCGGTGCAGGTGCGAATCAGGGAATGGCTATTGTTATGCTTAAAGACTGGGAAGAGCGCAACACGCCCGAGCTTGGTTTAAGGCAAGTGTTAGGACGATTAATGGGGCAACTTTGGGCGATACCGGATGCACAAATTATGATGTTCAACCCGCCACCTATTCCTGGGCTGGGCAATAGCTCAGGATTTGAGTTTAAGCTTCAAGATAGTCAAGGAAATAGCCCTGCAGAGCTTGCTCAGGTAATGAATGGGTTAATTTTTCAAGCTAATGCTCGCCCTGAACTCAATAGAGTTTTTAGTACATATCGCGCCAGTGTGCCACAGTATCAATTAGAGGTGGATCGCAACAAAGCCAAAGCGCAAGGGGTTGCACTGTCAGATATTTTTACGACTCTGCAAGCACAATTGGGCTCTTTATATATTAATGACTTTAGCCAATTTGGACGCACCTATCGCGTGACTATTCAGGCAGAAAGTAGCTACCGTGCGAAGCCTGAAGATCTACATTATTTTTATGTGCGCAATCAAGACGGTGAAATGGTGCCCTTAACAACGCTTGCAAAGTTAACACCAAGCCTTGGGCCAACTAGCATTAATCACTTTAATCTTTATCGCAGTGCATCGATTACTGGACAAGCTGCCGATGGTTACTCTTCTGGTCAGGCAATTTCTGTAATGGAAGAGCTTGCCAGCCAATTACCTGATGGTTATGTGTTTGAATGGGCAGGGCAATCAAAGCAAGAACTAGAGGCTGGTAACCTTGCCCCTATTTTATTTGGCTTAGCCATAGTGTTTGTGTATTTATTTTTAGTTGCTCAATACGAAAGTTGGACAATTCCTTTTTCAGTAATTGCAGCTGTGCCTATTGCTATATTTGGCGCTATGTTGGCGTTGTATACCGTTGGTATGGCGAACAATATTTATGCGCAAGTAGGGTTAATTTTGTTAATTGGTTTATCGACGAAAACGGCTATTTTAATTGTTGAGTTTGCTATGGAGTTGCATGCTAAAGGAGAGAGCGTTTTCAATGCGGCTTTGCAACCAGCTAAACTGAGGTTTAGAGCAGTGTTGATGACTGCCCTGTCTTTTGTACTTGGGGTGCTGCCTTTGGTTTTCGCCTCCGGCGCCGGAGCTGGTAGTCGTATATCGCTTGGCTTGACGGTCTTGGCTGGCATGTTAGCGGCAACTATTTTAGGTACTTTATTAGTGCCATATTTCTATAGTGTTATTCAGCAAATGCGAATGGCAACGAAATCAAAAGCTAACAGGAGTGCATAA
- a CDS encoding MlaC/ttg2D family ABC transporter substrate-binding protein encodes MYKVLTTIVLLISSMFTVQAASVSPYQTLETTGNSLFNRIAQQQQELAKFPDLMRTIVEEELMPHVDYKYAAFRILGKQLKKTTKEERNKFADAMRHYLVRTYATALASYTDQQVIYEPEKSFEGKRVVAVSTRIIDKDAPEIEIQFKMRRNKKTGQWKAFDMVVEGISLLESKKAELNRKIQQQGLSQVTLELASIAK; translated from the coding sequence ATGTATAAGGTATTAACTACCATCGTATTGCTGATTAGCAGTATGTTTACGGTGCAAGCGGCTAGCGTGTCGCCATACCAAACACTGGAGACTACAGGCAACAGCTTGTTTAACCGCATCGCCCAACAACAGCAAGAATTAGCGAAATTCCCTGATTTAATGCGCACTATTGTTGAAGAAGAATTAATGCCACATGTCGACTACAAATATGCAGCATTTCGCATTCTAGGTAAGCAATTAAAGAAAACTACTAAAGAAGAGCGCAATAAGTTTGCCGACGCAATGCGCCATTACTTAGTTAGAACTTACGCTACAGCATTAGCCAGCTATACCGACCAACAAGTGATTTATGAGCCAGAAAAGTCTTTTGAAGGCAAACGTGTTGTTGCGGTTTCAACGCGCATTATTGATAAGGATGCCCCTGAAATTGAGATTCAGTTCAAAATGCGCCGCAATAAGAAAACAGGCCAATGGAAAGCGTTTGATATGGTCGTTGAAGGTATTTCATTGCTTGAAAGTAAAAAAGCAGAATTAAATCGTAAAATTCAACAACAAGGTTTGTCACAAGTTACGCTAGAGCTCGCATCTATCGCAAAATAA
- a CDS encoding N-acetylmuramoyl-L-alanine amidase: MKLCALVVGHKKNNPGAKNQDAGLSEFEFNEQLAIDIERKVSSVTVQRVYRRTYRQLPSDIDELAPDFIVSLHCNAFNQQASGCEMLYYHRSQKGKAMADILQTKIQTALGNKDRGLKARSAEDRGGYLLRYTSAPCVISEPFFIDNDEELGNVKTNYDQLVAAYAEAIEAIAVSDAIVT; this comes from the coding sequence ATGAAACTATGTGCATTGGTTGTAGGACATAAAAAGAATAACCCTGGCGCTAAGAATCAAGACGCAGGACTTAGTGAGTTTGAATTTAATGAACAGTTAGCGATTGATATTGAAAGAAAAGTATCAAGCGTCACCGTCCAACGAGTATACCGACGTACCTACCGCCAGCTGCCATCAGACATTGATGAACTCGCCCCAGACTTTATCGTTAGCCTGCACTGTAATGCGTTTAATCAACAAGCAAGTGGTTGTGAAATGCTGTACTACCACAGATCACAAAAAGGCAAAGCCATGGCCGACATTCTCCAAACTAAAATACAAACAGCGCTTGGCAATAAAGACCGTGGCCTAAAAGCTCGTAGTGCAGAAGATCGCGGTGGATATTTGCTTCGCTATACCAGCGCCCCTTGTGTTATTAGCGAGCCATTTTTTATCGATAACGATGAAGAACTCGGTAATGTAAAAACAAATTACGACCAACTGGTTGCAGCCTATGCAGAAGCTATTGAGGCAATAGCAGTGAGCGATGCAATTGTGACATAG
- the glpQ gene encoding glycerophosphodiester phosphodiesterase has product MMGFQSIASTEQLDKAHSSSQQSPASSPVPMTIIAHRGASGHLPEHTMASKALAYGMGADFLEQDVVMSKDGHLIVHHDLTLDATTNVKALFPNRHRQDGHFYVIDFTLAELKTLSVSERVNTSGIAKYPNRFPINTGEFKLHTLAEELTLIQALNTSHNKQVGIYPEVKSPWFHHQAGKDISLAVLQTLKAFGYTQKSDKVFLQSFDANELMRINSELLPKLKMDIALVQLIAFTDWQETKQRVGGKWQNYSYDWMFSAQGVAQVARYADGIGPWFPMLVDDNWQASALLTEAQRLNMTIHPYTFRIEDTPKRFASFEHWLQYTNKKLGITGVFTDFPARAKSALMH; this is encoded by the coding sequence ATGATGGGTTTTCAGTCAATTGCAAGCACTGAACAGTTAGACAAGGCACACTCAAGCTCTCAGCAATCACCTGCATCATCGCCAGTACCAATGACTATTATTGCGCATCGCGGTGCCAGTGGTCATTTGCCGGAACATACCATGGCGAGTAAAGCACTTGCCTACGGTATGGGGGCTGACTTTCTCGAGCAAGACGTTGTCATGAGTAAAGACGGCCACCTTATTGTTCACCACGATTTAACCTTAGATGCCACAACCAATGTCAAAGCACTGTTTCCTAATAGGCATCGCCAAGACGGTCATTTCTATGTGATTGATTTCACTTTAGCAGAGCTAAAAACCTTGTCAGTTTCAGAGCGTGTCAACACTTCCGGCATAGCAAAATACCCTAATCGATTTCCAATTAACACTGGGGAATTCAAACTACACACGTTAGCTGAAGAGCTAACGTTAATTCAAGCACTCAACACAAGCCATAATAAGCAAGTTGGCATATATCCAGAAGTGAAGTCACCATGGTTTCATCATCAAGCAGGAAAAGATATCAGCCTTGCTGTTTTGCAAACGTTAAAAGCCTTTGGTTACACACAAAAATCTGACAAGGTATTTTTGCAAAGTTTTGATGCCAATGAGCTAATGCGCATCAATAGTGAGTTGCTGCCCAAATTAAAGATGGACATCGCTTTAGTGCAGCTTATCGCGTTTACTGACTGGCAAGAAACAAAACAACGTGTTGGCGGCAAATGGCAAAATTACAGCTACGACTGGATGTTTTCGGCACAAGGGGTAGCGCAAGTCGCTCGCTATGCCGATGGTATCGGCCCGTGGTTTCCTATGCTTGTCGATGACAACTGGCAAGCTTCCGCGCTGTTAACTGAGGCGCAGCGACTGAATATGACCATTCACCCATATACATTTCGCATTGAAGATACACCTAAGCGCTTTGCGAGTTTTGAGCATTGGTTGCAGTACACCAACAAAAAGCTGGGTATCACTGGAGTTTTTACTGATTTTCCTGCTCGCGCAAAATCGGCATTAATGCACTGA
- a CDS encoding efflux RND transporter periplasmic adaptor subunit codes for MKQTVKHSILLSLLAMLLACSQESTQPSAAPKPAVSVYRITAEPVGFVRDFVARTQASQQASIVARVEGELIAKHFEEGSTVDKDQLLFELDDSTYQASLTQAKAELESKQSAAERAKRNLARGQEVAPQGFISQSDLDKLIAEDLQAKAAVSSAQAALEKAELDLSYTRIHAPFAGQIGKIVQDIGNIVGPGSGELASLQATNPVYVNFQIDESEYITYLQSRSEATQAQQAGFTLSLKLPNNTIYQGQGQFVFADTKIDAGMGTVELRAQFENPEGLIVPGLYVTLLVEGNAKQALPMVPKIAVQLGQQGESVLVVDNDNKVVQRKLVLGRQINAMRVVESGLATGDKVIIEGLQKVRSGSEVNLVEKQVDPLTGVISDLTTQDQVKE; via the coding sequence ATGAAGCAAACTGTTAAACACAGCATATTACTGAGCTTGCTTGCCATGCTTTTGGCTTGTAGCCAAGAAAGTACACAACCTTCGGCTGCGCCAAAACCAGCGGTTTCGGTATATCGCATTACTGCTGAACCTGTTGGTTTTGTTCGAGACTTTGTCGCGAGAACGCAAGCTTCACAGCAGGCTAGCATAGTGGCTAGGGTAGAGGGTGAGTTAATTGCTAAACATTTTGAAGAAGGCAGCACAGTAGATAAAGATCAATTGCTATTTGAGCTTGACGATTCAACCTACCAAGCTTCACTGACCCAAGCAAAAGCTGAACTTGAAAGTAAGCAATCAGCTGCAGAGCGAGCGAAGCGTAATCTAGCTCGCGGTCAGGAAGTTGCTCCACAGGGTTTTATTTCGCAATCTGATCTCGACAAGCTGATTGCAGAAGATTTGCAAGCAAAGGCGGCGGTGAGCTCTGCACAAGCGGCACTAGAAAAAGCAGAATTAGACCTTAGCTATACTCGCATTCATGCACCGTTTGCAGGGCAGATTGGCAAGATAGTCCAAGATATTGGCAATATAGTTGGGCCCGGTTCAGGTGAATTAGCGAGTTTGCAAGCGACTAACCCCGTATACGTAAATTTCCAGATAGATGAGAGTGAATATATCACTTATTTGCAGTCACGCTCTGAAGCAACACAAGCACAACAAGCAGGCTTTACCCTATCGTTAAAACTCCCTAATAACACGATTTACCAAGGTCAGGGGCAGTTTGTTTTTGCCGATACTAAAATTGATGCCGGTATGGGAACCGTTGAATTAAGAGCTCAATTTGAAAACCCTGAAGGGCTTATAGTTCCTGGCTTATATGTCACCTTATTGGTTGAGGGAAATGCCAAACAAGCATTGCCAATGGTACCGAAAATTGCTGTCCAGTTAGGCCAGCAAGGAGAGTCGGTTTTGGTCGTCGATAACGATAACAAGGTGGTTCAGCGTAAATTGGTTTTAGGGCGCCAAATAAACGCAATGCGTGTGGTTGAATCAGGCTTGGCCACTGGCGATAAAGTGATCATTGAGGGGCTGCAAAAAGTCCGCTCGGGCAGTGAAGTTAACCTTGTAGAAAAACAGGTTGACCCATTGACCGGCGTGATTTCTGATTTAACAACACAAGATCAGGTTAAGGAATAA